Proteins encoded within one genomic window of Humulus lupulus chromosome 1, drHumLupu1.1, whole genome shotgun sequence:
- the LOC133802175 gene encoding uncharacterized protein LOC133802175, with product MDREQHELQFLGFFGIFKESYKIVLKWRKIFSQITLALILPLSSIFLAHFQVSQILFFKILNNEDRLNDTDVNNQEHSKLKHAISSQWTGFWLFKVAYFTFSLVLLLLSTAAVVYTIASIYTGRSISFKKVMSVVPRVWKRLMVTFLWSFAIVLVYNVLAIGLLVVLALLTGFSPVGIVFIILFLILYIAGVVYIGIIWHLASVVSVLEEVYGIKAMKKSRILIKGKTGVAVAYFLILGFIFAGVELLFEQFVVFDFANSLAVRIGVGILCFLLLFKLILFGLVIQTLIYLVCKSFHHENIDKPTLSDHLEGYHGHYVQLKSSRDVQLGELHV from the coding sequence ATGGACAGAGAACAACACGAGCTTCAGTTTCTCGGTTTCTTTGGAATCTTCAAAGAATCGTATAAGATCGTCCTCAAATGGCGGAAAATCTTCAGCCAAATCACTCTAGCCCTAATTCTCCCTCTCTCCTCCATCTTCCTTGCCCATTTCCAGGTCTCTCAAATCCTCTTCTTCAAAATCCTCAACAACGAGGACCGACTCAACGACACCGACGTCAACAATCAAGAGCACTCCAAGCTTAAACATGCCATCTCCTCCCAATGGACCGGATTCTGGCTCTTCAAGGTCGCCTACTTCACCTTCTCCCTCGTCCTCCTCCTCCTCTCCACCGCCGCCGTCGTCTACACCATCGCCTCCATCTACACCGGCAGATCTATCTCCTTCAAGAAGGTTATGAGCGTCGTGCCTAGGGTTTGGAAGAGACTCATGGTCACTTTCCTCTGGAGCTTCGCGATCGTCCTCGTTTACAATGTTCTCGCAATCGGATTACTCGTCGTGTTGGCTCTCTTGACGGGGTTTTCTCCGGTTGGAATCGTCTTCATAATCTTATTCCTGATCCTTTATATCGCTGGAGTGGTGTATATTGGCATAATTTGGCATTTGGCTTCGGTGGTTTCGGTTTTGGAAGAGGTCTACGGGATCAAAGCCATGAAGAAGAGTCGGATTCTGATAAAGGGGAAAACGGGAGTCGCCGTGGCCTATTTCCTGATTCTCGGATTCATCTTCGCCGGAGTCGAATTGCTGTTTGAGCAGTTCGTAGTGTTCGATTTCGCTAACAGTTTGGCTGTACGGATTGGGGTTGGAATCCTCTGCTTCTTGCTACTGTTCAAGCTGATTCTCTTTGGTCTTGTGATCCAAACCCTTATTTACTTGGTCTGCAAATCTTTTCACCATGAGAATATTGATAAGCCAACATTGTCGGATCATCTCGAGGGGTACCATGGTCATTATGTTCAGCTCAAATCTTCTAGGGATGTCCAATTAGGGGAACTTCATGTTTAG